A stretch of the Marinobacter sp. JH2 genome encodes the following:
- a CDS encoding TrkH family potassium uptake protein, whose protein sequence is MFILLSVFMTLPVALLSFTPGGAPNAVAFAESAALVFLLGVIGVLSTRRKSRDLKPRYMFVLTVSSWFIISALSSLPFYLSDNGLSLADAIFEGTSGITTTGATVLTGLDDFDKDLLLWRSILQWLGGIGIIGMFVAVLPFLRVGGMRLFATESSEWTDKALPRMKTLSRGLLIVYATLTTVAVLTYWVSGMSLFDAFNHGLTSIATGGFSTSDFSMGKFNDLILAEATFFMILGSLPFFLFVREMHGQHFALFRDQQVRLFLTILFTVPALLTLYRWWVSPVHFDPLHNYISVLFNVTSVISTSGYASEDYSAWGPLAFVVFFFLMFVGGCSGSTAGGMKIFRFQLSLIVLREQLMRLLHPRAVFTRNYNGRAVSDEIISSMIAYTFMFLLCLLLITVLLASLQLDFITSLSGALTSLTNVGPGLGDIIGPAGTFGPLPEAAKWILSVGMLMGRLEILSVVIVLSPGFWRG, encoded by the coding sequence ATGTTTATACTTCTTAGTGTATTCATGACATTACCGGTCGCTTTGCTGTCTTTTACGCCCGGCGGTGCGCCCAATGCGGTTGCCTTCGCGGAATCTGCCGCCCTGGTTTTTCTTCTCGGCGTAATCGGCGTGCTCAGCACTCGCCGCAAGTCACGGGACCTGAAACCCCGTTACATGTTCGTGTTAACGGTCTCTAGTTGGTTCATTATCTCGGCGCTGTCATCACTCCCCTTTTACCTAAGCGACAATGGGTTATCGCTTGCCGATGCCATATTCGAAGGCACATCTGGCATCACCACAACGGGCGCAACCGTATTAACGGGGCTCGACGATTTCGATAAAGACCTGTTGCTTTGGCGATCAATTCTTCAGTGGCTTGGTGGCATTGGCATCATCGGCATGTTCGTTGCCGTACTCCCGTTCCTTCGTGTGGGTGGCATGCGCTTGTTTGCCACTGAATCGTCCGAGTGGACAGACAAAGCTCTGCCCCGCATGAAAACCCTGAGCCGCGGCCTGTTGATTGTGTACGCAACGCTGACAACCGTTGCGGTACTGACCTACTGGGTTTCTGGCATGTCACTGTTTGATGCTTTCAACCACGGCCTGACCAGCATCGCCACCGGTGGTTTTTCTACGTCTGACTTCTCGATGGGCAAGTTCAACGACTTGATACTGGCGGAAGCTACATTTTTCATGATTCTCGGCAGCTTGCCGTTCTTCTTATTTGTACGAGAGATGCACGGCCAGCACTTCGCCCTGTTCCGGGACCAACAGGTCCGGCTATTTCTGACTATCCTGTTCACCGTTCCAGCATTGTTAACACTTTACCGCTGGTGGGTATCACCGGTGCATTTCGACCCGCTTCATAATTACATTTCTGTGCTCTTCAACGTAACGTCGGTCATCAGTACATCCGGATACGCATCGGAAGACTATTCCGCATGGGGGCCGTTGGCATTTGTGGTGTTTTTCTTTTTGATGTTCGTCGGCGGGTGTTCGGGTTCAACGGCGGGCGGCATGAAGATATTCCGCTTCCAGCTGTCTCTCATTGTTCTGCGTGAGCAGTTGATGCGACTTCTACACCCTCGTGCGGTCTTTACCCGAAACTATAACGGCCGGGCGGTCAGCGATGAAATTATCTCATCAATGATTGCCTACACGTTTATGTTTTTGTTGTGTTTGCTGCTGATCACCGTATTGCTGGCCTCGTTACAGCTAGACTTCATCACATCGTTGTCCGGTGCGTTAACTTCTTTGACAAACGTCGGACCGGGGCTTGGCGATATCATCGGTCCTGCGGGTACGTTCGGTCCGCTGCCAGAAGCGGCAAAATGGATTCTTTCGGTAGGTATGCTGATGGGGCGTCTGGAAATTCTAAGCGTCGTGATCGTGCTATCTCCGGGGTTCTGGCGCGGTTGA
- a CDS encoding TonB-dependent siderophore receptor produces the protein MSKREAKKPLNRHPLAVAISLLPVTFLAGGAMPAMAQDKENGTTLLPGLTVTADWLGAPTKESEKIYTGARTVVEKDQLQNSGALNLEDALRPVAGVTVLDETGTGILPNIGVRGLNPLRSERLQLLVDGYPIAIGPYSNVGVSLFPVTLPSLEVVDIVRGGASVHYGPNNVGGVVNMVTKPIPAETTQTLRERITIAEETGNVFTDTYYRIGGRATDNLDLQLQANIQRGDGFRDHSDTQVDNLILDARYYMNDQHELASQLQYYRVEADLPGALSADAYEQDRTQSQRPHDSYDADMTRATFTWTYTPSDNIEFQWRNFVHDADRTFFFGQNFSSGGHWADPAEESTLVADSPRLFTVYSTEPRLAIKHGRHDITVGARFVSEDVDFDVNRLTLATNERNVARDWHLDTSAMAFYLSDTVSFLDNRLTVTPGLRYEDVAMDFRDNLSNQKEENNAEEWLPGLTVGLQAYEDLFVFANSQRSLVPVQIAQTTREGEVANETAWNHELGARLQVTPDLLSSATLFRIDYEDQIQFNRSTSRYENLGETRHQGIELSNRLYLSNAWELGFGYTFLDTEQLTGDNEGNELPNAPRHKVSADAVYRYQAWDARVNWVYVSSSYSDADNTEQETDNGSAGKLPHYDLVNARVGRDFAVGSGNVLNLGLAVNNLLDEDYYFRGVDVSPVGRVPQPGRSLVLEAQLDF, from the coding sequence ATGTCAAAACGCGAAGCTAAAAAACCGCTTAACCGCCACCCACTGGCTGTTGCGATTTCACTACTACCCGTGACCTTTTTGGCAGGCGGTGCAATGCCGGCAATGGCCCAAGACAAAGAGAACGGCACTACCCTGCTCCCGGGTTTAACCGTAACTGCGGACTGGTTAGGGGCTCCAACCAAAGAATCTGAAAAAATCTACACCGGGGCGCGAACTGTTGTAGAGAAGGACCAACTGCAAAACTCTGGTGCTCTGAACCTGGAAGATGCGCTTCGTCCGGTGGCGGGCGTAACGGTACTGGACGAAACCGGCACGGGTATTTTGCCGAATATTGGCGTTCGAGGCTTGAACCCGCTAAGAAGTGAGCGGTTGCAGCTGTTGGTTGATGGTTACCCTATCGCAATTGGTCCGTACAGCAACGTGGGTGTTTCACTCTTTCCCGTCACGCTTCCCAGTCTTGAGGTGGTAGACATCGTGCGGGGCGGTGCCTCAGTGCATTACGGCCCGAATAACGTGGGCGGAGTGGTCAACATGGTGACCAAGCCCATTCCAGCAGAAACCACGCAAACATTGCGCGAGCGCATCACGATCGCCGAGGAGACCGGAAATGTATTCACCGATACTTATTACCGTATCGGAGGAAGAGCAACAGATAACCTCGATTTGCAGCTACAGGCCAACATTCAGCGCGGTGACGGGTTCCGCGACCACTCCGATACTCAGGTAGACAACCTGATACTGGATGCTCGCTATTACATGAATGACCAGCACGAACTGGCTTCCCAGCTCCAGTATTACCGGGTCGAAGCCGACCTGCCTGGCGCACTTTCGGCTGACGCATACGAACAAGATCGCACTCAAAGCCAGCGCCCGCACGATAGCTATGATGCAGACATGACACGTGCAACTTTTACCTGGACTTACACACCATCCGATAACATTGAATTTCAGTGGCGCAATTTCGTGCACGATGCCGATCGCACGTTTTTCTTTGGCCAGAACTTCAGTAGTGGTGGCCATTGGGCAGATCCTGCCGAAGAATCCACGCTGGTTGCCGACTCACCTCGACTGTTCACGGTTTACAGCACCGAGCCCAGACTGGCAATCAAGCACGGCCGACACGATATCACCGTTGGAGCGCGATTCGTCAGCGAAGATGTTGATTTTGATGTAAACCGCCTGACCCTGGCTACCAACGAACGCAATGTCGCCCGCGATTGGCATCTGGATACGAGCGCTATGGCGTTTTACTTGAGCGACACGGTGTCATTTCTTGATAATCGCCTGACCGTTACACCGGGACTGCGGTACGAAGATGTTGCCATGGACTTCCGGGACAATCTGAGCAACCAGAAAGAAGAAAATAACGCTGAAGAATGGTTACCCGGACTAACGGTTGGTCTGCAAGCATATGAAGACCTCTTCGTATTCGCCAACAGTCAGCGTTCACTTGTACCCGTTCAGATTGCGCAAACCACTCGTGAGGGTGAAGTCGCTAATGAAACCGCCTGGAACCACGAGCTGGGCGCTCGCCTTCAGGTAACGCCGGACCTGCTATCGTCAGCGACGCTCTTCCGAATTGATTACGAAGATCAGATTCAATTCAATCGATCCACTAGCCGTTACGAAAATCTTGGTGAAACTCGCCATCAAGGGATCGAGCTATCGAATCGCTTGTACCTCAGCAATGCCTGGGAACTAGGGTTTGGTTATACCTTCCTGGATACTGAACAACTGACCGGCGACAACGAGGGCAATGAGTTACCTAACGCGCCTCGCCACAAAGTCAGTGCTGATGCCGTCTACCGCTATCAAGCGTGGGATGCCCGCGTGAACTGGGTGTACGTTAGCTCAAGCTACAGCGATGCAGACAATACCGAGCAGGAAACCGACAACGGAAGCGCCGGAAAGCTACCGCACTACGATCTGGTTAATGCACGTGTTGGTCGAGATTTCGCAGTGGGCAGCGGCAACGTGCTGAACCTCGGTCTAGCGGTCAACAACCTGCTGGATGAAGATTATTACTTCCGCGGAGTAGACGTCAGCCCGGTTGGCCGTGTACCGCAGCCTGGCCGCAGCCTTGTCCTTGAAGCCCAGCTTGATTTCTGA
- a CDS encoding iron ABC transporter permease, which translates to MATETALQFSNRLVSGLILGGMGLILAVVIGVQSGAVDLSWEQIWAVFAGESTEHVHRVVLEIRLPRTLVGLLIGIHFALSGWLLQLLSRNPLAEPGILGISAGASLAAVIAFIIGDWLFSGDNPYSSASPALDYLPFFAMGGGLAAAVAVYFLGLSNGRLSTLKMTLTGAVIAGMLHALTTGTLAFWGHAHTELVAQWLAGSLYGAKWNHLGSLLPWTIIGLAGVGLLIGPLKVMQLDDQHVQTLGLPLNRWRAFALLIATLLAASAVGVAGPVGFIGLLIPHISRKLGGPSLSAQLWLCVVLGALLTVGADVLGRTLFAPYEVPVGVVSAILGVPFFLYLLARQS; encoded by the coding sequence ATGGCGACCGAAACGGCACTGCAATTCTCCAATCGCCTCGTTTCAGGCCTTATATTGGGCGGGATGGGTCTGATTTTAGCGGTGGTGATCGGTGTTCAGTCAGGAGCTGTCGATCTTTCGTGGGAGCAGATATGGGCCGTGTTCGCAGGTGAAAGCACCGAACACGTTCATCGGGTCGTTTTAGAAATACGGTTGCCTAGAACGTTGGTGGGGTTATTGATTGGCATCCACTTCGCGCTGTCTGGATGGCTGTTGCAGCTACTCAGCCGAAACCCATTAGCCGAACCCGGTATCCTAGGCATCTCTGCCGGTGCCAGCCTGGCGGCTGTGATTGCGTTCATCATCGGAGACTGGCTGTTTTCCGGCGATAATCCATACAGTAGTGCTTCTCCCGCGCTGGACTACCTGCCATTTTTCGCAATGGGCGGTGGATTAGCCGCGGCCGTTGCGGTGTATTTTCTAGGTCTGAGCAACGGCCGCTTATCCACTTTGAAGATGACTCTGACCGGCGCTGTCATCGCTGGCATGCTGCACGCATTAACCACCGGCACGTTGGCCTTCTGGGGCCATGCTCATACCGAATTAGTGGCGCAATGGCTGGCTGGTTCTCTGTATGGCGCAAAATGGAATCACCTTGGCTCACTGTTACCATGGACGATCATTGGGCTGGCAGGCGTCGGATTACTCATAGGCCCTTTGAAAGTGATGCAACTCGACGATCAACACGTTCAAACACTCGGACTGCCGCTTAATCGGTGGCGAGCGTTTGCTCTGCTGATTGCCACCTTGCTGGCTGCCAGTGCCGTTGGCGTTGCGGGCCCCGTTGGGTTCATTGGTCTGTTGATTCCGCACATTAGCCGTAAACTGGGCGGCCCCAGTCTTTCTGCGCAACTGTGGTTATGCGTGGTGCTCGGTGCTTTGCTGACGGTAGGAGCTGATGTGCTCGGCCGAACCTTGTTTGCACCTTATGAAGTACCCGTTGGCGTAGTGTCCGCTATCTTGGGCGTGCCCTTCTTTCTTTATCTGTTAGCACGGCAATCTTGA
- a CDS encoding ABC transporter substrate-binding protein, translating to MIIRNLAIVLICTLVVPAGWASNQTIELTDDRGATLRLSAAAHQPAAISTFGADVSLALGVVPVAVTDYGLQGVPEYLAHQLEGVPTLGPRHQPNLEILSKLSPDLVIAIRRYTEKDGAHIESIAPLLALDLISLEDSLRAVELTGRALGAHEKAIELNAEFLDRIKELAAASKGSPVETVALLTSGSETPFIYYDHFLATALLKKLGFNSVGGALENPEKGIPLGYRISLEALLELNPDVILMLPTSRQRAFTMNPVWPYLEAVRNDRVFEVPHYWKEGAGPIARRRILDDIERFLLPNPASSSDN from the coding sequence ATGATTATCCGGAATTTGGCAATAGTATTGATCTGTACGTTGGTTGTACCGGCTGGCTGGGCAAGCAATCAGACCATAGAGCTGACCGATGATCGCGGGGCTACCCTGAGGTTATCGGCAGCGGCGCACCAACCGGCCGCGATCTCAACGTTCGGGGCCGATGTGTCTTTGGCACTTGGAGTCGTGCCTGTCGCGGTGACAGATTATGGCCTTCAAGGTGTGCCTGAGTATTTGGCCCATCAGTTGGAAGGGGTCCCAACGTTGGGACCACGGCACCAGCCAAATCTGGAAATTCTGTCAAAGCTCTCGCCCGATCTTGTGATTGCCATTCGGCGTTATACCGAGAAAGACGGAGCCCATATAGAATCCATCGCTCCCCTGCTCGCTCTGGACCTCATATCCTTAGAAGACAGCCTTCGCGCTGTAGAGTTGACGGGGCGAGCACTGGGCGCCCACGAAAAAGCCATCGAGTTGAATGCGGAATTTCTGGATCGGATTAAAGAGCTCGCTGCTGCCAGCAAAGGGAGTCCCGTTGAAACTGTTGCCTTGCTGACCAGTGGCAGCGAAACCCCCTTTATTTACTATGACCATTTTTTAGCGACCGCGTTGCTGAAAAAACTCGGTTTCAATAGCGTTGGCGGCGCATTGGAAAATCCCGAAAAGGGCATTCCACTTGGATACCGGATCAGCTTGGAAGCGTTACTGGAGCTGAACCCTGACGTCATCCTAATGCTTCCGACAAGCAGGCAGCGCGCCTTTACGATGAACCCGGTTTGGCCATACTTGGAAGCCGTGCGGAATGACCGGGTTTTTGAAGTGCCGCATTACTGGAAAGAAGGTGCGGGGCCTATCGCTCGCCGGCGAATCCTTGATGACATCGAGCGGTTTCTGCTCCCTAACCCTGCAAGCAGTTCCGATAACTAA
- the nhaD gene encoding sodium:proton antiporter NhaD: protein MTVFDITLISLAILALLGVIFEEVIHVNKAKTTLFFGTLSWMLLFLFSSGANETTAINAGLAESIAEIAGLWLFLVAAMTFVAYLNKKGMIENMIYLIMPRHVTERRLLFLTGLFCFLFSSLADNITATLVSCSLILSLNLELKKRLQFVVLVVFAVNSGGVSLITGDVTTLMIFLAKKVEILTLLTLAIPASITVFILALLLSRGLDGTVELKGNTTEVRTVDAVIAGLFLVTIIGTITGNALFSVPPVLTFLFGLSIMFLVSRFMSDDNDLDPILEYIRVIEFETLLFFLGILLLVGMLKEIHALDSLVAIYDVLPPIYANYLMGIFSAVIDNVPLTAALLKAGIDMSPAEWMGLTYAVGVGGSLLVIGSAAGIVAMSKIDGLTFGSYMRYAVHLLLAYSMGYAGVLLLGRFILA, encoded by the coding sequence ATGACCGTTTTTGATATCACTCTCATCTCCCTTGCCATATTGGCGCTGCTTGGCGTTATCTTCGAAGAAGTCATTCACGTTAATAAAGCAAAAACGACGCTGTTCTTCGGAACATTGAGCTGGATGTTGCTGTTTTTGTTTAGTTCAGGCGCTAATGAAACGACCGCGATTAACGCGGGGTTGGCAGAAAGCATCGCTGAAATTGCTGGGTTATGGCTGTTTCTGGTTGCGGCCATGACGTTTGTTGCCTATCTGAACAAAAAAGGCATGATCGAGAACATGATTTACCTGATCATGCCCCGACACGTTACGGAGCGGCGTTTACTGTTTCTGACCGGCCTGTTCTGCTTTCTGTTTTCCTCTTTGGCCGACAATATCACCGCCACACTGGTGTCTTGCTCCCTGATCTTGTCTTTAAATCTTGAGCTTAAGAAACGCCTGCAATTCGTTGTTTTAGTTGTTTTTGCTGTTAACTCAGGCGGGGTTTCTCTGATCACTGGCGATGTCACAACGCTAATGATCTTCTTAGCCAAGAAAGTCGAGATTCTGACACTGCTTACGCTTGCGATTCCAGCCTCTATTACTGTGTTCATACTGGCGTTGCTGCTATCCCGTGGCCTGGATGGAACAGTAGAACTGAAAGGAAACACCACTGAAGTTCGAACAGTAGATGCGGTTATCGCGGGGCTCTTTCTGGTTACCATTATCGGGACAATCACAGGAAACGCTCTGTTCAGTGTGCCGCCGGTGCTCACCTTTTTGTTCGGTCTTTCGATCATGTTCCTGGTATCCCGCTTCATGAGCGATGATAACGATCTGGACCCTATCCTCGAATACATCCGCGTCATTGAATTCGAAACCTTACTGTTCTTCCTCGGCATTTTGTTGCTGGTAGGTATGCTCAAGGAAATACATGCTCTGGACTCATTGGTTGCCATATACGACGTATTGCCCCCGATATACGCCAACTATCTGATGGGTATTTTTTCAGCGGTGATCGATAACGTGCCATTAACCGCTGCGTTGCTGAAAGCAGGAATCGACATGAGTCCGGCTGAGTGGATGGGGCTAACTTATGCGGTTGGTGTAGGTGGGTCGCTGCTGGTGATCGGCTCTGCAGCAGGTATTGTCGCTATGAGCAAAATCGACGGTCTAACCTTTGGTTCGTATATGCGTTATGCCGTACATCTACTGCTCGCTTATTCGATGGGGTATGCAGGCGTATTGCTTCTGGGGCGTTTTATATTGGCGTAA
- a CDS encoding DMT family transporter, whose translation MPAIFVWLWSTGFIGAKYGLPYAEPFTLLLYRMLSTLVVLGVIAWWLKSEWPTLGGVAHTAITGLLVHGLYLGGVFYAIEDGMPAGVVSIIVGLQPLVTAAVAVVVLREAITIRQWSGLVLGLIGVSLVILEKMGDTSQATGFPVWALLWALIALGGISFGTVYQKRYCQNVDLVPGAFIQYCAASVLFALGAFALESREVSWNMQLILATGWLVLGLSVGAILLLMQLIRRGAASNVASLFYLVPPVTALQAYILFDERLGVLALCGGLLSVLGVALVIIKRDR comes from the coding sequence ATGCCGGCAATTTTCGTGTGGTTGTGGAGTACCGGCTTTATCGGTGCAAAGTATGGGCTGCCATACGCAGAACCTTTCACACTGCTGCTATATCGAATGCTCTCAACTCTGGTCGTATTGGGCGTCATTGCATGGTGGCTGAAGTCCGAATGGCCAACCTTGGGCGGTGTGGCTCATACCGCGATCACCGGTTTGCTCGTGCATGGACTCTATCTGGGCGGCGTGTTTTATGCGATTGAGGATGGCATGCCTGCGGGCGTGGTTTCCATTATTGTCGGCCTGCAACCGTTGGTTACTGCGGCGGTTGCCGTTGTGGTTCTGAGGGAAGCTATCACCATTCGTCAGTGGTCAGGCTTGGTGCTGGGACTGATCGGCGTCAGTTTAGTTATTCTGGAGAAAATGGGGGATACGAGCCAAGCTACAGGCTTTCCCGTCTGGGCATTGCTTTGGGCTTTGATCGCGCTTGGTGGTATTTCGTTCGGCACAGTGTATCAAAAGCGATATTGCCAGAATGTTGACCTAGTGCCTGGCGCGTTTATTCAGTATTGCGCGGCTTCGGTTCTGTTTGCCCTCGGAGCTTTCGCGTTGGAATCACGCGAGGTGTCTTGGAACATGCAGCTAATACTGGCAACAGGTTGGTTGGTGCTTGGCCTATCGGTGGGCGCTATTCTACTACTGATGCAATTGATTCGTCGTGGCGCTGCGTCCAACGTTGCTAGCTTGTTTTATCTCGTGCCTCCGGTTACTGCCCTGCAGGCCTATATTCTTTTCGACGAGCGACTGGGTGTGCTCGCACTATGTGGCGGCCTGCTATCGGTTTTGGGGGTGGCGTTGGTAATCATTAAAAGAGACAGGTAG
- a CDS encoding ABC transporter ATP-binding protein, whose protein sequence is MIQTENLSLAYGATPVVNNVSLTIPEGAITCLLGPNGSGKSTLLKSFAGLLPARSGRVLLDGQPINEWDRRRLALRLAMLPQKPIVPDGILVKDLVALGRFPHRKWWQKNQAEDNRIAHESMTMTGVAELADRPVEALSGGQQQRVWIAMALAQETGVLLLDEPTTFLDWGYQLEVLELLAKLNREQSLTVVMSLHDLNQAAQFADQIAIMAKGELQTMGSPNEVITESLIQRVFRVETKVTSEANGRPFCSGYAAALNAPETAIT, encoded by the coding sequence ATGATACAAACTGAAAACCTCTCCTTAGCTTATGGCGCAACTCCGGTTGTAAATAATGTTTCACTGACAATTCCTGAAGGTGCGATTACCTGTCTACTAGGCCCCAATGGGTCGGGCAAAAGCACGTTACTCAAAAGCTTCGCTGGTTTATTGCCTGCCCGTTCGGGACGAGTTTTACTGGATGGCCAGCCGATCAATGAATGGGACCGCCGACGATTGGCACTACGCCTCGCCATGTTGCCGCAAAAACCAATCGTTCCAGATGGCATTCTGGTAAAAGATCTGGTGGCTCTGGGGCGCTTTCCCCATCGCAAATGGTGGCAAAAGAATCAGGCTGAGGATAATCGAATCGCCCATGAGTCGATGACGATGACCGGTGTAGCCGAACTGGCTGATCGACCGGTGGAAGCTCTGTCTGGCGGTCAGCAGCAACGGGTATGGATCGCCATGGCTTTAGCACAGGAAACCGGTGTTTTGTTGTTGGATGAACCCACCACGTTTCTGGACTGGGGTTATCAGCTGGAGGTGTTAGAGCTGTTAGCCAAGCTGAACCGTGAGCAAAGCCTAACTGTTGTTATGTCGTTGCACGACTTGAATCAGGCCGCGCAATTTGCCGATCAGATCGCGATTATGGCAAAAGGCGAGTTGCAAACCATGGGTAGCCCAAACGAGGTTATAACCGAATCGCTGATACAGCGGGTTTTCAGGGTCGAAACGAAAGTAACCTCTGAAGCCAACGGGCGGCCATTTTGTTCAGGTTATGCCGCCGCTCTCAATGCCCCAGAAACCGCGATAACATAA
- a CDS encoding iron ABC transporter permease, translated as MLFVLFLLGLMAGSRWVSLSSLWAVLNGGGDLLTNVSVMELRLPRNLLGMLGGAALGVAGAVMQGVTRNPLASPGLTGVIASAALAVVSLRTLANPDAFWLPLMALAGGLLGGALTFVIAGRRQLQPERVVLAGIAVTSLATAVTTGLLLVSGAETAELYYWLAGSLMGRGWVQLELVLPWLVFPIAALLVMRRPFKLLQLDDDLALAMGLAVGRWRLIFLLLALLIAAALVAFTGPIVFIGLVAPHIAKRMIGSKIKHWLPLSALLGALLLLTADILARQLAFPQELPVGMLTALIGAPWLIYLLNIKTSVRSA; from the coding sequence GTGCTGTTCGTATTGTTTCTACTGGGCTTAATGGCCGGTTCCCGATGGGTGTCGCTATCCTCTTTATGGGCTGTATTGAACGGTGGCGGTGATCTACTGACCAACGTCAGTGTGATGGAACTGCGGCTCCCTCGAAACCTTCTCGGTATGCTCGGTGGAGCCGCGCTTGGTGTGGCCGGTGCCGTCATGCAAGGAGTTACTCGAAACCCGCTCGCGTCTCCAGGCCTGACAGGCGTGATTGCATCTGCAGCATTGGCGGTGGTTTCCCTTCGAACGCTGGCCAATCCGGATGCTTTCTGGCTACCCTTGATGGCACTGGCCGGGGGGTTGCTTGGTGGCGCGCTGACTTTCGTGATTGCGGGCAGGCGCCAGCTTCAGCCCGAGCGAGTTGTACTCGCGGGCATTGCTGTTACTTCCCTGGCGACTGCCGTCACCACAGGCTTGTTGCTGGTATCAGGCGCTGAAACTGCGGAGTTATATTATTGGCTGGCCGGTAGCTTGATGGGCCGCGGTTGGGTTCAGCTCGAATTAGTGCTGCCTTGGCTTGTGTTCCCGATAGCCGCACTTCTGGTCATGCGCCGCCCATTTAAATTACTTCAGCTCGACGACGACCTCGCACTTGCGATGGGTTTGGCTGTTGGGCGCTGGCGGCTTATTTTTTTGTTGCTGGCACTTCTGATCGCCGCCGCGCTTGTGGCGTTCACCGGCCCGATCGTGTTTATCGGATTGGTCGCGCCGCACATTGCCAAGCGAATGATCGGAAGCAAGATCAAACACTGGCTGCCTTTATCCGCACTCCTTGGCGCCCTGCTTTTGTTGACCGCCGACATACTCGCTCGACAGCTGGCTTTCCCCCAAGAATTGCCGGTGGGTATGTTGACAGCCCTGATTGGCGCGCCATGGTTAATCTACCTTCTTAATATTAAAACATCAGTCCGGAGCGCATAG
- a CDS encoding porin family protein: MTIRKNVLIASIATAGFALAGTASAADMYKSGVGALYVGLNYTFMNLDFDGEDADVGTLSGKVGVMANEYIGFEARAGFGVNDDNINLAPGINGDVEVNNFFGGYATFNMVNESPVTPYAVIGFTRTEVEVDTAFGSESDDDSDFSYGAGINFEMAQSVSGNLEYMRYYDDDDVTVDGIGLGVQFNF, translated from the coding sequence ATGACTATTAGAAAAAACGTGCTGATTGCATCCATTGCAACCGCTGGTTTCGCGTTGGCTGGTACAGCATCGGCTGCAGACATGTACAAGTCTGGAGTTGGGGCTCTCTATGTAGGTCTAAATTATACTTTTATGAACCTGGACTTTGATGGCGAAGACGCAGACGTAGGCACGCTATCCGGCAAAGTTGGGGTAATGGCTAACGAATACATTGGCTTTGAGGCACGCGCGGGCTTTGGAGTGAATGATGACAATATCAACTTGGCGCCAGGTATAAACGGCGATGTAGAGGTGAATAATTTCTTCGGTGGCTACGCGACCTTTAACATGGTCAACGAAAGCCCCGTCACGCCATATGCTGTCATCGGTTTTACGCGAACTGAGGTTGAAGTTGATACAGCCTTTGGTTCGGAATCGGACGACGACTCTGATTTTTCATATGGCGCAGGTATTAACTTTGAAATGGCCCAGAGCGTGTCAGGTAACCTCGAGTACATGCGTTACTACGATGACGACGACGTCACCGTAGATGGCATTGGCTTGGGCGTGCAGTTTAATTTCTGA